A single genomic interval of Psychrilyobacter piezotolerans harbors:
- a CDS encoding carboxymuconolactone decarboxylase family protein: MKKNPRVLLDAFMGGLQDVGETSGEHVNAFMGLLGAAYKPGTLDTKAKELISVAIGVYNRCEYCIVFHAYKALEAGANREEIMEAAMVSVAFGGGPAMAYSATLLKDSIDEFEKDFK, encoded by the coding sequence ATGAAAAAAAATCCAAGAGTACTATTAGACGCATTTATGGGAGGACTGCAAGATGTAGGTGAAACTAGTGGAGAACATGTAAACGCTTTTATGGGACTATTAGGGGCAGCTTATAAACCGGGAACACTGGATACAAAAGCTAAAGAGTTGATAAGTGTAGCCATTGGAGTTTATAATCGTTGTGAATATTGCATCGTATTTCATGCCTATAAAGCTTTAGAGGCAGGAGCTAATCGTGAAGAAATCATGGAAGCTGCAATGGTATCGGTAGCTTTTGGTGGAGGACCTGCTATGGCATACAGTGCAACACTATTAAAAGATTCAATAGATGAATTTGAGAAAGATTTTAAATAA